A region of the Myxococcales bacterium genome:
ATCCGCGTCACCGTTGAAGACATCGATCTTTGCCATTCTCACTCCTTGAACTGCGCACCCGAACCAAGGTCGAACTGTACCGGAACCCCGCCGAAGGCGGTGAAGCTCGCGTGGTCGCCCAACTGATCGGGCGGTAACCTGACGCCATCGGCTCCCCACATTTCTTCCAGGAGAAAACATGAAACTTCACAATTCGATCGGCCCCAATCCCCATCTCGTTCGCATTTTTGCCCGTGAAAAAAACATCGACATTGATTTGGTCGAGGTCGACCTGATGGGCGGAGAAAACCGCGGGGACGACTACATCGCGAAGAACCCGACCGGCCAACTTCCCTGCCTCGAACTCGACGACGGCAGCTTCATCTCTGAAACCCTCGTAATCTGCGAGTACCTCGAAGACATTCAGCCCGAACCCGCGCTGATCGGCACAACCGCGGCGGAAAAGGCCGTGACCCGCATGTGGACCCGGCGCACGGAACTCGCCATCACTGGACCATTGGCGGACGGTTTCCGCTTCTCGGAAGGACTCCCGCTGTTCAAGGACCGGATTCGCACGATCCCCGAGGCGGCCGACGGGCTCAAAGCCAAGGCGCGAGACGGCCTCGAATGGCTCGACGGCGAATTGGAGGGGCGGGACTTCATTGCGGGGGATCGCTTCGGCCTGGCCGACATCCTGCTCATTTCGTTCATGATGTTCGGCAGCCAGGTCGGTCAAGCGGCAGACCCGAGCCTCAAGAACATTGCCGCCTGGTTCGAGCGCGTATCCAGCCGACCCGGTGTTGAAGCGACGAAGTAATTTCCAAAAATCGTTCGACGAGATCGGTTGAGAAGTTTCGCGACCGCGTGCCCTACGACCCGGGCGCGCGGTCGGCGTCCTCCCGTGGTACCGTGCACCCAATGGCCTTTATTTTGGTGGTCGACGACGAGATTGGCGTTCGAGAGTCTCTCCGAATGCTGCTCAAGAGTGAGTTCACGGTCGCGACGGCTGCGGACGTCGAGAGCGCGTTGCAAACTCTCAGCGAGCGCACGCCGGACCTCATCATTCTCGACCTCGTGATGCCCGGACGCGGAGGACTCGATCTTCTGCGGGAGCTGCGGGACCGCAGGGTGAAGGTTCCCGTGGTGGTCTTGACGGCCACCAACACCATCGACGCCGCCGTCGCCGCGATGAAAGAAGGCGCGGCCGACTTCATCACCAAGCCATTCGAACTCGACGCCCTTCAGATCAAGATTCGCCAGTTGCTGGAGCACGGCGAGCTCGAACGAGAGGTCGTGCGCCTGCGCGACGAGGTTGCGGGGCGCCAACAGCTCGGTCGCATGATTGGCCGGAGTCCCGCGATGCTCGAGCTTTTCCGCACCATCGAGCGCATCGCCGATTCCCGCGCGAGTGTCTTGATCACCGGGGAGAGCGGCACGGGCAAGGAGTTGGTCGCCCAGGCGATCCACGAGCTGGGACCCCGGCAGGGTGGCCCCTTCATCGCCCTCAACTGCGGGGCGATCGCTCACCACTTGATGGAGAGCGAGCTCTTCGGTCACGAGAAGGGCTCCTTCTCCGGGGCGACGAATCTTCAGATCGGACGTTTCGAAGCGGCCGATGGTGGAACGTTGCTGCTAGACGAGATTGGCGAGCTCGAGTTGAGCCTGCAAGTCAAGCTATTGCGGGCCCTGCAGGAGAAGAAGATCGAACGGATCGGAAATCCCCATTCGATCGATGTCGATGCCCGCATCATCGCGGCCACCAACCGCAACCTCACCCGGGAAACCGAAGCCGGGCGTTTTCGCAACGACCTCTACTACCGGATCAACGTCATTGCGATCGAAATCCCCCCCCTGCGCGACCGACGCGAAGACATCCGCTTGTTGGCCGAAACGTTTCTTGAACGAATCTGCGGCGAACTCGACCGCGAGATCCAACTCGACCCCGAAGCCCTTGCGGCCATCGAGCGCTATGCGTGGCCGGGGAACGTGCGCGAACTCGAAAACGCCATCGAGCACGGTGCGGCCCTGTGCGATGGCGACATCATTGGTCTGGAAGACCTGCCTCACGCGATCATGAGCGCGGGTCGCAGTGATCGACTGCGCGAGGCCTGGCGCAGCGGCCACGGTGGGTTCGAAGAAACCGTGGGCCGCTTCGAGCGCGAGTTGATCCTCGAATCCCTCGAGCGGCACAACTGGAACCAGACCCGGGCCGCAGAGGACCTCGGAATTACCCGCCGGGTGCTCAAAATCAAAATGGACCGATTCGACATCCCAACCCCGGAGCGAGGGACCTCGGAATAGCGGGCTGACGCCGACGGCGTTCGACTTTGAACATCGACCGCGTGGGCGTTCGGTTAGGAACACTCCTACATTCCTTTTTGAAATCCAACTGTTACGAGAACTCACCTGAAAGTTCGTTCCGGACGGAACGTCAGCCGCTGCGCCGGGACCCTGCAACCCCCTGACTAGAATTTGGAATTCCCGTTCAAAAACACCGATCTACAAGAGACTTTTCATTCTGCTGATAGCTGGCATGACGCTTGCTGTTCAGTCACCCCATGGGCAGCGCAAACTCGCCAGAACCCGTCCAAACCAGCACCCAACGGGGCGTTGTTCTCGTCGTCGATGACGAGAGAGGCCCGCGCGAGTCGTTGCGCATGATTCTTTCCTCCGGCCACGAGGTGGTGACCGCCGAGGGGGTCAACTGCGCCCTCGATATTTTACGCAGCCGGGCGGTCGATCTCGTCACGGTCGATCTCAACATGCCGGGGATCAAGGGTGACAAGCTCGTCGGAATCATCCGCCAGGAATTTCCCGAGATCGAGATCATCATCATCACGGGCTTCGCCACGGTCGATGCCGCAGTCCGCGGGATTCGCTCCGGGGTGAGCGATTTCATCACCAAGCCGTTCGATGTCGTTCAGGTGAACGCCGCAGTCGCAAGCGCATTGCATCGGCAGCAGGGACGCCGACGACTCGTACGTTTTCTCGAGGGCCTCGGCAACGTGGTGGGTCGCGAGCGCACCGCCGAAGACATCCTGTGCGAACTCGAGAACAATAAAGAATTGCAGACGAGGCTCCACACCCTGCTGGAAGATCCACGGATCGAGCCAACGGCCAATTTCGAGCAAGCCGCCGATTCACCGACGATCAAATTCCTGGAACTGCTCGCCGATACCATCTCCAGTCGCGATCCCGCAATGCGCGGCCATGCGCGACGAATTTCGTTCTACGCCGGTTTGATCGCGGATTGCATGAAGCTCGACTCGACGCTTCGCGAACACACGCGGGTCGCAGGCTTTCTTCACGATATTGGCAAGGTGGGTCTCTCACCGGACGTGATGCCGTTCGGCGAGCCGTTGGATCCAGTACAACGAGACGCGGTCGAGGAGCACCCTGCGATCGGCGAACGCCTGCTTCAACCACTCAGCCTTCCGAAGACGATTACCGACGCCGTGCGTCACCACCACGAACGATGGGATGGCACGGGATATCCCGATGGACTGCGGGCCGAAGACACGCCGCTACTCGCGCGCATCATCGCAGTCGCCGACGCCTTCGACGCGATCGTAGGCAGGCGACCAGAAGCCCCGGAAGACGGTCGTCGTATCGCGTTGAGCGAACTCCGCAAGGGGGCCGGCAGCCAGTTCGATGCCCAGATCGTGGGCGTGTTCTGTGAGATCGCACAGAGCAAGATGCCGGAAGAAACTACCACCGGGACACCGAGCCCGGCAGAACTCACCCGCGCCTTCAACAAGGGCGCCTACGAAGGGCCTGCACAATGAACCATTCTCAGAATCACGGATTGGCGATCGATCAGGAATCCGACATCGTCGCCAGCGACCCCCGACGCGAATTTCGACGCGAAGAACTTCGCCAGGCCGACTACAGCGCATTTCCTCGCATGAGTCTCGACTCGCAAAAGCGCCGGTGCCTCATGCTCAATGAATCGGAGGGGGG
Encoded here:
- a CDS encoding response regulator, producing the protein MLFSHPMGSANSPEPVQTSTQRGVVLVVDDERGPRESLRMILSSGHEVVTAEGVNCALDILRSRAVDLVTVDLNMPGIKGDKLVGIIRQEFPEIEIIIITGFATVDAAVRGIRSGVSDFITKPFDVVQVNAAVASALHRQQGRRRLVRFLEGLGNVVGRERTAEDILCELENNKELQTRLHTLLEDPRIEPTANFEQAADSPTIKFLELLADTISSRDPAMRGHARRISFYAGLIADCMKLDSTLREHTRVAGFLHDIGKVGLSPDVMPFGEPLDPVQRDAVEEHPAIGERLLQPLSLPKTITDAVRHHHERWDGTGYPDGLRAEDTPLLARIIAVADAFDAIVGRRPEAPEDGRRIALSELRKGAGSQFDAQIVGVFCEIAQSKMPEETTTGTPSPAELTRAFNKGAYEGPAQ
- a CDS encoding glutathione S-transferase family protein, with the protein product MKLHNSIGPNPHLVRIFAREKNIDIDLVEVDLMGGENRGDDYIAKNPTGQLPCLELDDGSFISETLVICEYLEDIQPEPALIGTTAAEKAVTRMWTRRTELAITGPLADGFRFSEGLPLFKDRIRTIPEAADGLKAKARDGLEWLDGELEGRDFIAGDRFGLADILLISFMMFGSQVGQAADPSLKNIAAWFERVSSRPGVEATK
- a CDS encoding sigma-54-dependent Fis family transcriptional regulator — protein: MAFILVVDDEIGVRESLRMLLKSEFTVATAADVESALQTLSERTPDLIILDLVMPGRGGLDLLRELRDRRVKVPVVVLTATNTIDAAVAAMKEGAADFITKPFELDALQIKIRQLLEHGELEREVVRLRDEVAGRQQLGRMIGRSPAMLELFRTIERIADSRASVLITGESGTGKELVAQAIHELGPRQGGPFIALNCGAIAHHLMESELFGHEKGSFSGATNLQIGRFEAADGGTLLLDEIGELELSLQVKLLRALQEKKIERIGNPHSIDVDARIIAATNRNLTRETEAGRFRNDLYYRINVIAIEIPPLRDRREDIRLLAETFLERICGELDREIQLDPEALAAIERYAWPGNVRELENAIEHGAALCDGDIIGLEDLPHAIMSAGRSDRLREAWRSGHGGFEETVGRFERELILESLERHNWNQTRAAEDLGITRRVLKIKMDRFDIPTPERGTSE